In Chitinophaga varians, the following are encoded in one genomic region:
- the mobC gene encoding conjugal transfer protein MobC: MSSGENEQTLRSVIDFVRKSSIIVLCLHYYFFFYLAFEHWHLTWPIVKRVMLSLAETGIFKSVLVSKSISLLLLVVSLFGTPGKKDEKLKLPVIAICLIVGASLYFGSSMVMEVNLSSTIITIWYILITSVGYLFILSGGAKLSRLIKVKLGEDIFNEENETFPQQERLVENKYSINLPGLYNLKGKMRKMWINIINPFRATLVIGSGGSGKSYFIIRHVIKQHISKGFCVFLYDFKFDDLTKIAYNALLDNKHAYPVVPEFFYINFDDLNRTYRCNPLDPATMIDITDAAEASRTILLGLNKDWIKKSGDFFVESPINFVTAVIWFLKKYRNGIYCTLPHVVELMQADYTELFPVLSTEPEIEVLINPFITAFLNRAMEQLEGQVASAKIALARLSSPTLYYVLSGNEFSLDLNNPSSPKIISIGNNPLKIQIYGAVISLYTSRLIKLVNRKGMLPSSLIFDEYPTIYQPLDVLISTSRSNLCAVTVAVQSGEQLKQNYGREQADVLISLPGNLICGQTFGDTAKQVSERIGKIVQTRESVSINRNDTSVSKSTQLDYAVPASRIATLTSGEVCGLVADNPQEVIEKKRFHCFIQNDHKAIAEEEKNYKPLPVVRNITPLEVQNNYVTIKNDMIDLIETEIERIKNDPELAHLLFIGPDKK, encoded by the coding sequence ATGAGTAGTGGTGAGAATGAACAGACACTTAGGTCTGTTATTGACTTCGTTCGCAAGTCAAGTATTATAGTTCTTTGTTTACATTATTATTTCTTTTTTTATTTAGCATTTGAACACTGGCATCTGACCTGGCCAATTGTTAAACGGGTGATGTTGAGTCTTGCGGAGACAGGAATTTTTAAAAGTGTGCTTGTCTCAAAGTCAATTTCTTTATTATTGTTGGTAGTTTCTCTTTTTGGTACTCCTGGAAAGAAAGATGAGAAACTGAAGCTACCTGTAATCGCGATATGTTTGATAGTTGGGGCTTCCCTGTACTTCGGAAGTAGCATGGTAATGGAAGTCAATCTGTCCAGCACCATCATTACTATTTGGTATATTCTTATCACAAGTGTCGGGTATCTTTTTATACTATCCGGGGGAGCTAAACTCAGCCGATTAATTAAAGTAAAGCTAGGGGAAGATATTTTTAATGAAGAGAATGAGACATTCCCTCAGCAGGAGAGATTGGTTGAGAATAAATATAGTATAAACCTTCCTGGACTTTATAATTTAAAGGGGAAAATGCGGAAGATGTGGATTAATATAATTAATCCTTTTCGCGCTACGTTGGTTATTGGGTCGGGAGGAAGCGGAAAAAGTTACTTCATCATCAGGCACGTAATCAAACAACACATATCTAAAGGTTTTTGTGTTTTCTTGTATGACTTTAAATTTGATGATCTTACCAAAATAGCATACAACGCGCTCCTTGATAATAAACACGCATATCCCGTAGTTCCGGAGTTTTTCTACATTAATTTCGATGATTTAAATAGGACCTACCGTTGTAATCCATTGGACCCCGCCACCATGATTGACATCACGGATGCCGCAGAGGCAAGTAGGACAATCTTGTTAGGCTTAAATAAAGACTGGATCAAGAAAAGTGGCGATTTCTTCGTGGAAAGCCCAATAAACTTTGTCACGGCTGTAATCTGGTTTCTGAAAAAGTACCGCAACGGTATTTATTGCACCTTGCCGCACGTTGTTGAATTGATGCAGGCTGATTACACCGAATTGTTCCCAGTTTTGAGTACTGAACCCGAGATTGAGGTTCTCATTAACCCTTTCATAACGGCGTTTTTGAATCGGGCGATGGAGCAGCTGGAGGGGCAGGTAGCATCAGCAAAAATTGCTCTTGCAAGATTGTCTTCTCCTACTTTATACTATGTGTTATCTGGCAACGAATTTAGTTTAGATCTCAATAATCCTTCGAGTCCCAAGATTATATCAATAGGAAATAATCCTCTCAAAATACAAATATACGGCGCTGTTATCTCGCTTTACACATCGCGTTTAATTAAGTTGGTGAATAGGAAGGGCATGTTGCCAAGTTCCCTAATCTTTGACGAGTACCCCACCATTTATCAACCACTTGATGTGCTGATAAGTACCAGTAGATCCAATCTTTGTGCCGTTACGGTTGCAGTCCAATCTGGGGAACAGTTAAAACAGAATTATGGAAGAGAGCAGGCTGATGTTCTGATTAGTTTGCCAGGAAATTTAATTTGCGGTCAGACTTTCGGAGATACAGCAAAACAGGTATCTGAGCGGATCGGGAAGATAGTTCAAACGCGGGAAAGTGTTTCAATTAACAGAAATGATACCAGTGTTTCTAAAAGCACGCAGTTAGACTATGCCGTTCCTGCTTCACGAATTGCAACACTTACATCTGGCGAAGTTTGCGGCCTAGTTGCTGATAATCCACAGGAGGTGATTGAAAAGAAGAGATTCCATTGCTTTATCCAGAATGATCATAAGGCAATAGCAGAGGAGGAAAAAAATTACAAACCACTTCCGGTGGTTCGCAACATAACCCCATTGGAAGTTCAGAATAATTATGTAACCATTAAAAATGATATGATTGACCTCATTGAAACAGAGATAGAACGTATTAAGAACGATCCAGAGCTTGCCCACTTATTATTTATTGGTCCCGATAAAAAATAA
- a CDS encoding terpene synthase family protein, translating into MQIPIDCQLSYPFNDELNRHAVECETMTQQWIETIYAFLPPNVREKYSKTKTGLLTARFFPRASLERLTPMVRSSLWGLAWDDYNEYSNEALLLNLKQKVVDVLSGVPLLKYDELFSELRLMYFELSSIMPEYWMKRFCRSMAGYLDGMIEESRYKKRMEFPSLDDYIRIRTRSVDVYPLIDFVEVVTEQPLPDFVRHSPEMEVIAYYICRIIAWANDFFSAPKERGRDVMNMVLVLMHHNGVSWEDAYKELLNIHAADVKKYQQLKEDLPSFGDNNRAVKNFLVNCDLLIAGHKIWYEIDTLRYKSGGSPEPGVFQ; encoded by the coding sequence ATGCAAATACCTATTGATTGCCAATTAAGCTATCCGTTCAACGACGAGTTAAATAGGCATGCCGTTGAATGTGAAACAATGACACAACAATGGATAGAGACTATTTACGCCTTCCTTCCTCCCAACGTGCGGGAGAAGTATTCAAAAACAAAGACAGGATTATTGACCGCGAGGTTTTTCCCACGTGCATCGCTAGAGCGGCTTACACCGATGGTGCGATCCAGCTTATGGGGACTAGCTTGGGATGACTACAATGAATATAGTAATGAGGCTCTGTTGTTGAACCTGAAGCAGAAAGTGGTTGATGTTTTAAGTGGGGTTCCACTATTGAAATATGACGAACTTTTTTCCGAATTGAGGTTGATGTATTTTGAACTGTCGTCCATTATGCCTGAATATTGGATGAAAAGGTTTTGCCGGAGTATGGCTGGGTACTTGGATGGGATGATCGAAGAATCCAGGTATAAGAAGAGAATGGAATTTCCAAGTTTGGATGATTACATACGAATCCGTACCAGGAGCGTTGACGTGTACCCGCTGATAGACTTTGTTGAGGTGGTTACCGAGCAACCACTTCCTGACTTTGTTAGGCATTCACCGGAAATGGAAGTCATTGCTTACTATATCTGTCGTATAATTGCCTGGGCCAATGATTTTTTTTCCGCACCAAAGGAACGCGGCAGAGATGTTATGAATATGGTCCTTGTTTTAATGCACCATAATGGGGTGTCCTGGGAAGATGCCTATAAAGAACTTTTGAATATCCATGCCGCAGATGTAAAGAAGTATCAACAGCTTAAAGAGGATCTTCCGAGTTTTGGGGACAACAATAGGGCGGTAAAGAACTTTTTGGTCAATTGTGACTTGTTGATTGCTGGGCATAAAATCTGGTATGAAATAGATACATTGCGATACAAGTCCGGAGGCTCTCCAGAGCCAGGCGTCTTTCAATAA
- a CDS encoding response regulator transcription factor, whose amino-acid sequence MTPTNILLVDDAEKTGTATKRKLEEAGFNVEYCKDGGKAWTLFQSSRFDICLIDIIMPVMDGLTLTYLIRGVNPHIPILLLTSLNQKEDRINGLRQGADDYIIKPFSMRELILRINVFIRRTALTPANIPLPSVFHIGQHTFYYEQFQLLNNNLGLTTRLTPKETLLLKYFCENSNKLLTLQQIQLAVWGNDDYFTGRSMSVFISRINSHLKSDPCIEIENLKGIGYRFKVRKSL is encoded by the coding sequence ATGACACCAACCAATATCCTCCTTGTTGATGATGCCGAAAAGACTGGTACAGCCACAAAAAGAAAATTAGAGGAGGCGGGGTTTAATGTGGAATACTGTAAGGACGGGGGGAAAGCCTGGACACTTTTTCAATCCAGCAGGTTTGACATTTGCTTGATAGATATCATCATGCCGGTCATGGATGGATTAACATTAACCTATCTAATTCGGGGAGTTAATCCTCATATTCCAATATTGCTTCTTACCTCCTTAAATCAGAAAGAGGATAGGATAAATGGTCTACGACAGGGCGCTGATGATTATATAATCAAACCTTTCAGCATGCGGGAACTCATCCTACGAATCAATGTCTTTATCCGACGAACGGCTTTAACCCCTGCCAACATTCCCTTACCCAGTGTCTTCCATATTGGCCAGCACACCTTCTACTATGAACAGTTCCAATTGCTCAATAATAACCTTGGTTTAACAACCCGCTTAACCCCAAAAGAAACCCTTCTTCTAAAATATTTTTGCGAAAACTCCAATAAACTATTAACCCTGCAACAGATACAACTGGCAGTGTGGGGAAATGATGACTATTTCACTGGAAGAAGTATGTCCGTATTCATCTCAAGAATTAATAGTCATTTGAAAAGTGACCCATGTATAGAAATAGAAAACCTAAAAGGTATCGGTTACCGATTTAAGGTACGGAAATCACTTTAG
- a CDS encoding hybrid sensor histidine kinase/response regulator, with protein sequence MIIQKITSKLEPFTHVGSYHLAEPEKSRVITANTVYLSSAFLATITGVCFYFICLDQKILWPALLEGILFTTCYQLTKHRRRVLGGIIFTATHCIAVLYYGILFGFVLETELLVVFLVMVPFLLFKDRKIRRGSIFFTVLAFIALELNQEFDFIRPVELDHTVRKLFHYLGLLVVIGLIILVVWKMVSRTDSYSENLEKQVAQRTLQLAEANKYKTEFIQSLSHDVRAPLIASLQVAENLQTQLTDENQQGGIAKLHAFIKLCLGVAGNVIELTRIETGNLLSSTKSPINLSNWFNNNTELLKVMADRKRVNIIDVICDGTPDWIEADEVALTKIMINLVSNAIKFSPRNKSVVVQLEATQSEIKLQVTDCGIGIAHEPIDEIFNLYFTGDKKRGTGIGLYISKKLAVQLGGDLKATNNAQGGATFTLKIPCSAPTAKPNVVTYHPEENLSDHTALVVEDEEMAAHIISRILKDLGCTEVVRVASGEEAINLFRNKTYDIFILDGNLPDTPGIELLHEIKKRQHLKDSAVIITTSNAVKEAIDDFMEAGADGYFIKPVGPETKPAILKACKKEREIIY encoded by the coding sequence ATGATTATCCAAAAGATCACCTCAAAATTGGAACCATTCACCCATGTGGGTTCGTATCACCTCGCTGAACCGGAAAAAAGCAGGGTGATTACTGCAAATACCGTGTATCTATCTAGCGCGTTTCTTGCGACAATCACTGGTGTTTGCTTCTACTTTATTTGCCTAGATCAGAAAATATTGTGGCCAGCATTGCTGGAGGGTATACTATTCACCACCTGCTATCAGCTAACAAAACACCGAAGAAGGGTTCTCGGCGGGATAATATTTACTGCTACACATTGTATTGCAGTTTTATATTATGGTATCCTGTTCGGTTTTGTATTAGAGACTGAGCTTCTTGTCGTTTTTCTTGTTATGGTACCTTTTCTTCTGTTCAAGGACCGCAAAATTAGACGGGGAAGCATATTCTTTACGGTACTAGCTTTTATAGCCCTGGAACTGAATCAGGAGTTTGACTTTATACGTCCAGTAGAACTGGACCATACTGTACGGAAGTTGTTTCACTATCTTGGTTTGCTGGTTGTTATCGGCCTTATAATATTGGTAGTTTGGAAAATGGTCAGCAGAACAGATTCTTATTCCGAAAATTTAGAAAAACAGGTTGCGCAAAGAACTTTACAACTTGCTGAAGCCAACAAATACAAAACTGAGTTTATTCAATCGCTATCTCATGATGTTCGCGCTCCACTAATAGCCTCACTGCAGGTAGCTGAAAATCTGCAGACTCAATTGACAGATGAAAACCAGCAGGGCGGGATAGCGAAACTTCATGCTTTTATAAAACTATGTCTTGGAGTTGCAGGAAATGTCATCGAATTAACCCGGATAGAGACCGGCAATCTCCTGTCATCAACGAAAAGCCCCATTAATTTATCAAACTGGTTCAACAACAATACCGAACTTTTAAAGGTCATGGCAGATAGAAAGAGAGTAAATATTATTGATGTGATATGTGATGGTACGCCTGATTGGATAGAAGCCGATGAAGTTGCGCTGACCAAAATAATGATTAATCTGGTTAGTAATGCGATAAAGTTTTCCCCGCGGAACAAAAGTGTAGTTGTTCAACTGGAAGCAACTCAGAGTGAAATTAAACTTCAAGTGACTGACTGTGGTATTGGAATTGCCCATGAGCCTATTGATGAAATATTTAATCTATACTTTACCGGTGATAAAAAAAGAGGAACCGGTATAGGACTATATATATCAAAGAAACTGGCAGTTCAGCTCGGCGGGGATTTGAAGGCAACAAATAACGCACAAGGGGGCGCAACATTTACCTTAAAGATTCCTTGTTCCGCACCAACAGCAAAACCAAATGTGGTGACGTACCACCCAGAAGAAAACCTTTCGGACCATACAGCTCTTGTGGTGGAAGATGAGGAGATGGCCGCCCATATTATTTCGAGGATCTTAAAAGACTTAGGTTGTACTGAAGTTGTGCGTGTTGCAAGCGGTGAAGAAGCGATCAACTTATTCAGAAACAAAACCTATGATATCTTTATATTGGATGGGAATTTACCAGATACTCCTGGGATAGAGCTGTTACATGAGATTAAAAAGAGGCAGCATCTAAAAGACTCAGCAGTCATCATTACGACATCAAATGCAGTTAAGGAAGCGATTGATGATTTTATGGAGGCCGGGGCAGATGGATACTTTATAAAGCCAGTAGGACCGGAAACAAAACCTGCGATTCTGAAAGCTTGCAAGAAAGAACGAGAAATCATATATTAG
- a CDS encoding cytochrome P450 — protein MLSLNPTADYLSEQLHNPIHYDAHFTLNTGQAGAWQIYKYQDVKQILEDNNVFHSNYILPNENIILSYGVNLMNNPEHARVRAVLDKAFLEVMKINLRQQITSQVDDLIRQVESGKTYDVVDVLSDRLPVYVISGLLGIPAPDYRQVSLWAKALVSDPSLIGGPMGFFKVQAEMTLFFEDLIRSKTEFPGNDIISALISEEVDGFKLSSRELIANCINLLIAGSETTSALLSIIVYYLAENPIAYAELRETPSMVPSFIAELLRYRTPVQSMYRVCGIDTVVSGKAIKKGDMIVAWIGSANNDPSVFPSPEKFDIHRQNLKEVLSFGGNGIHHCFGAPLAKLEASLFLNAILNRFKEIKLQVDKPSLNPTTVVYSLSSLPITFYK, from the coding sequence ATGCTCTCCCTTAATCCAACTGCTGACTATCTATCCGAACAACTACATAATCCCATCCACTACGATGCTCACTTCACTTTAAATACCGGTCAAGCTGGTGCTTGGCAGATTTATAAGTACCAGGATGTAAAGCAGATTTTGGAAGATAATAATGTTTTTCATTCTAACTACATTTTGCCAAACGAAAACATTATCCTTAGTTATGGTGTGAATTTGATGAACAATCCTGAACATGCTAGGGTGCGGGCTGTCTTGGATAAAGCGTTTTTGGAAGTAATGAAGATTAATCTACGTCAGCAAATTACATCGCAGGTGGATGATCTCATTCGTCAGGTTGAGTCCGGGAAGACATATGATGTTGTTGATGTGTTATCGGACCGGCTACCGGTTTATGTAATCTCAGGGTTGCTGGGTATTCCGGCGCCGGATTACCGTCAAGTAAGCCTCTGGGCAAAGGCTCTGGTTTCTGACCCAAGTTTAATCGGTGGGCCTATGGGATTTTTTAAGGTACAGGCTGAGATGACGCTTTTTTTTGAGGACTTAATCAGGAGTAAAACAGAGTTTCCAGGGAACGATATTATTTCGGCCCTTATTTCCGAAGAAGTAGATGGTTTTAAATTGTCTAGCAGGGAACTAATAGCAAATTGCATCAATCTACTTATCGCCGGTTCTGAAACAACGTCGGCCCTATTATCTATTATTGTATATTATTTGGCTGAAAACCCTATTGCATACGCTGAGTTGAGGGAAACACCGAGTATGGTTCCTTCTTTTATCGCAGAGTTACTTCGATATAGGACCCCAGTACAAAGTATGTACAGGGTTTGCGGCATTGACACAGTGGTTTCAGGAAAGGCGATCAAAAAAGGTGATATGATCGTTGCTTGGATCGGAAGCGCCAATAACGATCCGTCAGTTTTCCCATCACCGGAAAAATTTGATATTCACCGGCAAAATTTGAAAGAGGTTCTATCATTTGGCGGAAATGGAATCCACCACTGTTTTGGAGCGCCGTTGGCCAAACTGGAAGCGTCTCTGTTTCTAAATGCAATTTTGAATAGATTTAAAGAGATTAAACTTCAGGTTGATAAACCGTCATTAAACCCAACCACAGTTGTTTACAGTTTAAGTAGTTTACCTATTACTTTTTATAAGTAA
- a CDS encoding helix-turn-helix domain-containing protein: MTINVALNAYAYPFEYNSELPDEIIHNLVPAVERFFGKSTNGYVLHQCIEETSDYSVWYNEWQIETADQIKVASRDGMIVLHFQLRNRLCIDIPGARSYDILQEQICLLFQPVLNQVFTIRPHEKYVFLDIVMSQKFIQLFCPYFNVIDRFVSGITAESSSIVQNATKTNSQIKYMLDRIFNCSYTGDLRTHYINARLFDLVIAVFEATPGVSLPQKEFRISRAEKERIHEVQQLLLKNPGKIFSIAELSRWAYMNQFKLRKGFQQEVGMSIFDFQQQLRMNTAKESITSGNGSLDDIATNSGYQHVSSFLKAFKGYFGVTPRNLRRR; the protein is encoded by the coding sequence ATGACCATCAATGTAGCCTTGAATGCGTATGCCTATCCTTTTGAGTATAATTCCGAATTACCAGATGAAATTATTCACAATCTCGTTCCAGCGGTCGAACGATTTTTTGGTAAAAGCACAAACGGATATGTTCTACATCAATGTATCGAAGAGACATCAGATTATTCAGTCTGGTATAACGAATGGCAAATTGAAACTGCAGACCAAATTAAAGTAGCCAGTAGGGATGGAATGATCGTGTTGCATTTCCAACTCCGTAATCGTCTTTGCATTGATATTCCCGGTGCCAGAAGTTATGATATTCTACAGGAGCAGATTTGCTTATTATTCCAACCGGTTTTGAATCAAGTTTTCACGATAAGGCCCCATGAGAAGTACGTGTTTCTGGATATTGTTATGTCTCAAAAATTCATACAGCTATTCTGTCCCTATTTCAATGTGATTGACCGGTTTGTTTCGGGGATTACAGCTGAAAGTTCTTCAATTGTGCAAAACGCAACGAAGACTAATTCCCAGATTAAGTATATGCTTGATAGGATATTCAATTGTTCATATACTGGAGATCTGAGAACACATTATATAAATGCTCGTCTCTTTGATTTGGTAATAGCTGTATTTGAAGCTACACCAGGGGTCAGTTTACCACAGAAGGAGTTTAGAATTTCAAGGGCCGAGAAAGAAAGGATACACGAAGTTCAACAGCTTTTACTTAAAAATCCTGGAAAGATATTCAGCATCGCAGAGCTATCTCGGTGGGCATACATGAATCAGTTTAAGCTAAGAAAGGGATTTCAACAGGAGGTTGGTATGTCTATTTTCGATTTTCAACAGCAACTACGGATGAATACGGCCAAAGAAAGTATTACATCAGGAAACGGATCATTAGATGATATCGCCACAAACTCAGGTTACCAGCATGTTTCCTCTTTCCTGAAGGCATTCAAAGGATATTTCGGAGTAACGCCTCGAAACCTTCGCAGAAGATAA
- a CDS encoding DUF6520 family protein, which yields MKTTRVSILAAIAVVIAVTVAFAKHHAAPKMAPLAGEVWFQYHPASSGPSDENNYTEISSTSCTAGNTLCAIKVKKDPSTGLPDATDLANVQSLIAAGQPVANRVVFKNQ from the coding sequence ATGAAGACAACTAGAGTTTCTATTCTTGCGGCTATTGCTGTAGTTATTGCAGTTACAGTAGCGTTCGCAAAGCATCATGCAGCGCCGAAAATGGCACCACTCGCTGGAGAAGTATGGTTCCAATACCATCCTGCTTCCAGTGGTCCAAGTGATGAAAACAACTATACGGAAATTAGTTCTACCAGTTGCACCGCAGGAAACACATTGTGCGCTATTAAAGTTAAGAAAGACCCTTCAACAGGATTGCCGGATGCTACCGACCTGGCGAATGTTCAGTCACTTATTGCTGCTGGACAACCTGTCGCTAATCGGGTTGTATTTAAAAATCAGTAA